The window CGGCAAAGGCTGCAATCTGGACTCATCGGTTAAATCATGTCTTTTAGGTTTCTTCTTGTAtctaatttgttattttagtaGTAGAGTAGGAtgcaaaaacaaatactgaGATGAAAGTTTTGCCCCAAAAATATAATGGCTATATATATTGAGGCAGCTTTGCTAGTTAAATAtcacttttatttaattgtgtttCTTTAAAGGTTTGTAGCACAATAGTGtaagtgatttttaaaaaaaatgtgatcaatgttgaaaaaaaaggaaatcgtGACCAGGCAGTGAAATGGcttcttcactttttttgtaatgtatttttggCCCACCTGTCAATTGCAGggctttttatcattttttactttttatacattttatttcattgcgttttatttaattttcattcatCCAATTTGTAAAAGCTTTGACAGGATagttaaatgactttttttttcttctaatgtcCGTGTTACATGTACCACAGCAGCATTAGTAAAACACTTAATATAATTTTGGTTGAATTTATTTACATTGTCACATACAAAAAGCAGTCCGTTAATTACATTGTTGCATATTAATATGCGCAATATGTGTCATAATTGTTCCTTTTAATATGCAGACTCATGGATATGAAAATGAAGTATATCcagattaattaatttattctcAGAGATCTTAATTATTTTACCAACTGATTTCAAActaacaaagtaaaataatgcTAAACTGCATTGTGGTGGAgtttacatttaacatttttttcctctccacaAAAGTAGACagttcaaaaatgtttattatgtgGATTTTAGTTTCAGTATGCAGTAGAAATCATCAAATATATCAAagagattatttattttgcagcaTGAGCAGGTTCAataattgtataataataatgataaatgaaataataacaaaagtaaaacataTTGGCCAAATCTAAAACTTAGCCGTCCCTGCGCACGTTCCTCAACACCTTCACCCGCCGCCTCCTCACCAGCCGGCTCGACCTCTTCGGGCTGGCCCTCACCCATGCGCTTGTTTTGTAGCGGGCCAGGCTCGCCTCCTCACCTGTCAGGCTCTGACGTGCCAAAGACGGGTCATCCCCGAGCCTGTCCTCACGGTAGCCATGGCGACGGAAGAACGGTTCCACGGTTGCTAGGCGATGGGAGAGCTCTGTGATACGCTGATGCAGCATGGAGACTTCTCTGAACAGGTCGTTGATGGTTTCTGATAGAGGACGCACCCTGCAGGAGAAAGGGACGAGGTTCACTTTGGACTTTATGGTAATGTATGTTATTTAATGGTGACCGTTCTTAATTGTGGGTCCAAGCTCCAACCTTGATGAGGACATgcgatatagaaaatggatggatagatgatatATCACGAACATTGATGGGTTACATGCTTTATGgattttaactcgttcactgccattgacgcctatagacgtcaaaaatttatttgaactatttctattagtttaacttttttttccactttagttaagagtatgaaaacctagatttttttgcacatttagaacagatataaaatttgttattcatcgtgaagtcatgcgattaaatacaattacaaattttaatcacctgacgcccctaattttataataattatttgttttttaatcgtgagttaactagtaaagtcatgcgattaattacaatttaaaaaatgtgatcacctaattttttacattttcttctttgaaaaaaaaaaaaaaattaaaaatcaggcgatcaaaatttgtcatcgtaattaatcctATGACTCCTCCACtacgattttatatctgttctaaatatgcaacaacaaaaaaatctaggttttcatacacttgttaacaaaagtggcaaaaattgttaaactaatagaaatagtaaaaatgaatttttgacgtctatagccgtcaatggcagcgaatgagttttAATAATAGTTGCTCCAAGGGTTTGATTTTAGAAAAGTGGGCAGAATTTGAGCTAGGCCAAAGTGTAGTCAATCTCAgacgtatttcattcataaatatgtggCCATGTTTTAAGTCTGCCGTGACCACTCCCACAGCGGCGCAGCCCTCCTCGCAGATACGCCAAGCGGCACACGTCTGTGAAATTACCAACATTGGGTCTAACCTGCCTCTGCGCAGCTATGCgccaaacacaaaaatagagccATCTTACCTAACATGCATttgtttggaatgtgggaggaagctggcGTACTCGAAGAAAACCCACACATGAACAGCAGGAACATGCAAACGCCACACAGGAGGGCCTGAGCCGCTTTTCTGATATGttatttcttgactcaaacaCGCTCACAAAATcaattactgtaaaatcccaTGTTGATTTCAGTAAAAGTTTGGTTGAGTGATTGGTGGTGAAGTTTCTCAATTTGGACTGAGATTTTGAGAGATTCTTGACTACTTACCTGGAGTAGTCAGGGAGCAGCGTGTTGGGTTTGGAATGCAACAAAGTCTTGATTTCCTTGAAAATACCTTTCCCCCACGCATCCAAAACTTTGGTCAAACTGCGCACTGACGTCACATTAGCTCTGTCGGCTGACACAAACACTTCAAGATAATGACATCACACTGAAAGCGCTCAATCGAACTTGTTTCGGAGACATTCTACCTCCTTCTCTGTAGTTCCAGTGTCCATATTCCAGTTTGTTCTCTTCATCATTTGAATGGGCCCCTGTTGCCACGACAACCACCGTCAGCACCATCAACAGCAAGTGAGGATTCATGACCAGCAGAGAGAACACTTAGAGAGATGAAAGCAAAAGTGCAGAACGTTCATATACGGCATTGCGTTGTTTAATAATACAatacttaaaaatgtaattggagCATGGCATCTATTGAAGCGGGTCAATTTGAGGTCATTTTTGAGGTTCTATCTTTGCATATTGAAGTTTGGCCTTAAatgatctttgtgcagtttgtcacttttttttttttactcgcgactgccacctctggcccaaagcgtaacttgcagcatctgtgtcaggctcgttcaaggtgcgcgtgtgagtacgtgcacgatcttaaagcaacagccacaactgacaaacgaagacatgacttcaaatgaggtaagaaaaactccgccctcTCCGCACACTCTACCaaaaaagggaagataaaagctgataggtgcagtacTTCGTACTCATATTGGGCATCGGTGGAGCATgcgtgatgtagaaaaagctttaatattacctttttacacagcacaatgcatctttaatcAAAACAGTCACTTCCCACAAGGCACATCAACACAATATTAACGTGATCCAATACAGGAGCACTGTTAGTTACTTTGcctattatttgtttaaaaggTACCTTAGTTACTTTACCTTTTTGAAAAAGTGACTCAGATACTTTGCGATTACTTACTTTAAAAAGTGACTTTGTTACtttgattacttgctttaaaaaaaataactttgttaCTTTACTATATACTGGCTTGAAAAAGTAGCTtggttactttactgattacttgcctTAAGTTAcattacaagttactttcataGTTACATTCAGCAGATACCGACAAAACGGCTTAGCTTAAAACCAGCACCCGGTTTTGCCACTTAATTGgaagtgtgtttttaatagtaacatttaagaataaagtttgtttttattaaaagtaAGAGAAAATTGTTGTcttttcataattatttcaactcattcactcccagccattttcactgaagcagcgTCCTTgactgactgattttgcaaggcccatagaatattgtgttctattgctataaaacatggaacctaccagaagaaagattagaatctcttcttttatcaggaaaaatatatatttctatctcttttcgttttgcagtaattagcattcgaatatagctaagtttcatcattattcacaaacctgttgggGGAAAgaccttttttgcaacatggccctagttgatcttttatactctcctgccacctgctggccattttttgtaataactaccattgctttaagcaacctcttcaggtcagaggctgcatcaaagccttctgtatgctctagcataaaaaaaacataaataatgttgtatATAcgtttgggaccatggcaatatttaaaatagaacgtttttgtgagtgaaatatattattttttaaaaatccactgaacaaactacattttaaataatttctcaAATAAAGGCAATCTTTTTTTAcctgacatttttattgaatgtttCTGATATTTTGCCCATTTCACGGAGATGAATtcagcaaccaaaaaaaaagaaaaggaaatcaTTGCAATCTGCGTGAGATGTGTTGTATGCATCCATATAACAAGGAGTGTTAATCACACTGGATCATAGTAAGCTGCTGACTCATTGTTTAGGTATTATAAGAGATTTATAGACATCATGAAGGGGGAGAGAAAATGTCGTGAAAACGAGAGGTAAACAATCTGGTGCAGCATGTTTCACATCTGGCAAAAACATGTTTCATCACCGTCACGCCTTCAGCCACTTTGCCTTCTTGAAATGTCTGCCTTGTgggtgaataaataaatacataactgCATTTGTACAGTATGTCATCTAGCACATCTGCAGCCAAGAGAGATTTTAATTGTGATGCtgttaagaagcaaaaaaatactcacaatTTCAAAGGGTTACGATGCATGAAGCTTCTTTATCAAAATACCGCGTATTTCCTTggttttccctttttctttcaattacgttccttcttttcttttcctgagCGGCTTGAAAAACACTTCTGCTGTGGCCTCCAACTTTCACGCGCTCCCTACGTAACGGTCATGACTTGAGCCCATCCTCCGAGCGCACCTCCTTGTATGGAAGAGCAGAGCCATTAAAGACACCAGTCTCCACCTTCAAAATCTTTTAGAAAATCCTTTAACAAACAATTGCAATTATCATGGACGTCTGacagtttattgcattttatTCCGACTTAATCTTTTAATTCCAATGAAATGGATCATAACAACGTAGTGTAGGCTACTTATAGGTGATGTGATTGTATAACCAGCCTaggaattaaaactaaatatatacatatgaaCATGTGATATTTTATAGGGCATTCAATGAATGTTCTATAATTATACTAATAGTCATCATCCATATTTCGACCCTTTTTACctcaaataattatttgtttattcttTGCTGACTGTCAAGGCGATATCATGGCTCCCCGCTCTGTAAATGTGTAAAGAGATCCAAATGCGCCTACAACAGACACAAGATGAAATTTaccattatttattcaatttccTGAGTAGCattaaaaagatatattttaaaaaaagaaccaaTTGTGCGCATACGCGGTGAGCTTGTAGCCTGGTACGCATGCGTAGTGAAAATATTCCCGCGTGCAGCACTTTCGTTGTCAGTGCGGCCAGTCAAAGTCAAGTTAGCCGTCATAACAATTACTAGCGAGAgttcacttcaaaataaaagctattgATATCCATGTATTGTACAGTATTACTAgttagacttttattttgaagtggacGTGGCGGCGGTGGCCGACCGCTACGTTACACGTATCGACATATCAAATATTAACATTAAATCACTATTTATGCCGTGATTGGTTTTTGTGCATGGCAGGTCAATTTTTTCTCCTGGCAGGTCAGGCAGGATGGTGTAGTTGGCAGCTGATGGAACACACCTGGGCTCAATTAGTTCATCAACCTTTTCAACAAGACGCCTGGTCTGCGCCTAGGATGGTGCCAGAGGATTCCAAATCATCCGTTAGGACGACACAGTATATCTTCTAGTGTTACTAGTTTTGCATTATGCCTGATGTACCCACAAAGTTTTTGTAACCTGTTTTACCCTGGACCATTATTTTTTGCTACAGTTTTCTTCGTGAAGCTTCTTCAGCCAGCCGCCCTCTCCCTGCCTGATTGCCTGCCTCCTtagtcttttttggggggggggggggggcagacctCGGCAAATAAATTGAATCAACATTCCCCCACCATGTTTACAtagatttttaattaaattattattactaaatgCTATCAATTTAGAGAATTAACTACATTATATtctaactacttttttttaagataatacttatttttatataagCCAGGCAATTcaatatacaatattaaatgtacaatttggaATCTAACCAATATTTTCTCTAAAACAATATTCTTCCAAAAGAGTCTTGAGCAAATCTCAGTTGTTTTCAGCTTTGTGAGCATCGAAAGgaatttttgttatttcttttgtggctttttgtgtatttatgtaaCATAATCCCACCATGGCGATAAATAGGAAAATGTGATGATAGCCATAATTGATATTAAATAAGTCTCTGTGATGGCTGCTTTATATGATATGGAAGAATGGATGCGATTCTTTTTCTCAACTCTTATCATTGCGttcatgtttttaatattgCTCAGTTGAAATTGCATGACTAATTCGCCTCGAACTGcgcatccagatgttattgtcgcgtttgatgtgtgtgtttgtgtgttttcgtGGCGTGCAGGCTGAAGTGAGATCAGAGTTGGCCACACGCCAACAAAGAAATTCCGTGGAAAAAGTCGAGTGGAATATCAGACTCCAAAGAGGAGCAAAGCGTCAGTGGAGGaaaggaaaagacaaaaaggAAGGAACCAACGTTCACGTGTGGTGACGGAATCTTCAGCTGCTCGGCATTAGTGACAGGCAATTTGTCACCTGTGTGGaattcctcacacacacacattgactcACTCATTACATGTGCAGTCCTTAAAGTaacttgtttttgaaattataCTTGATACAGATTTTAGCGAGTAACATGAAGTCAAAGTTGGCATCATGGAGGCTGTATCTATTTCCTGTTCCCATAGAGCGCCTAATATTTTTGAGGAAGGGCATTTCCCAGAAACAGGAAGTCCCAGTTGTTAGTTTTGCGCCACAGGGTAACCGCCAGAGCAGACGATGAACAAGAGGAGCGTGaacacctttttaaaaatatggcaCCTCAACAATATCGCCATCTTTTTCCAAGGCTGATTTGGATTTTCAATATGCTCCTTCCTTTATGCACAGAGGCTGCTCCGTGTAAGCCGCCCACAAATATACATAATATACCATATTTTACATGTATGCCATATTTTGCTTTGTTCTCACAGCATTATATTTTCCCAACACCGTCTTTGTGGCTTTCACGGGTGAAGATCTCTACGTTGATTTTGAGCTGAACATCCCAGCAAACCAAAAGGAAGAAGATTTTATGTGCTTCGACCCTGACGAGCATCAGATTTTGAAGTACGTAGTTTCCATGACTCAAGGGCGTGGAACGATCGCTAAGTCCGCGCTGCACCTGCAAAGGCTGTTTATTTCGGGGGAATATTATTGCCAGTATAAGGAGGCCAAAGCATACTGGTTTCTGCGCCTGAGAGGTGAGTGCAGACAGGTGATGGAGACTGCGCACGGTTTTGTCATGGGAGTCAACTGAaattataaatcaataaaatacagtacaagaTCTGTATGAAACAATGTGCCTccacaaaaataacaatgcggaaatattattatttaatttcaagAAACTTTGACCGTGGTCGCGATGTTAATTTGACACtgtaaatttgatattttacaGCGTTGAATTGCTTTTCTTATTTCCGTTTCACATTGTTCATACCACTGTCATCTGGTAATTCTGCAgagaaatatgttttgttttgttttgtttttttacagtttctTTCCGTCAAGATTttacagtgtgtgttttttaacagCAGGCTATAATTGATTATAAATTGAATTTTCCAGTTATACACAATGTTGTGGTATTTTTGTGAACATTTCTAAGTGAGACTGACATTCGAGCCGCATACTTTGATTATTTGGAGTTATTTGCAGTCTTCCATCCCTCTCTACAAGCTAACCTGTCACGCCTTGACTGACAATGTTCAGTAAATCTGAGTTGTAGCAAAGTGGAAATGGCGGCTATTTTTAGCCATTGTAGCTCTGGACTTTGTTCTTGTTGCCTTAACTGActaaaataaattgttgttgtttttatcattgtcaaaaggcaaatatgttctatgctggtctaaacacggcattctaatgaatattgcgtttgtggaatatgaatgaaacAGAACAATCCACCCGTTTatgatccatctcaggcggcggccattttgccacatgcgtcgactgaaaatgacatcacagttactcacggctcaggtaacaaccaattacagctcagcttgcgaacataacatgaccaaactcagaaaacaggtgagctggcCGTGACTGGTTACCTGAACTGTGAGcaaaagtgatgtcatttttagtcaacgaaaagtggcaaaatggctgcctcatgAGATGGGTGGATTTCCACTTTTCATTTACTTGCTGGCCATGATTGTGTCCATTATTTCATGTCATGAGTAACGTATAGAAATCATGCAATCATTTGATaaacatttgattttgtttttttaatttgcatatGTTACTTCATGTTCATGCAAGTTGTATTCTTCTAGATGAAGGCTACAAAGATCTCGCAACGGTGGACTACACAGACTACATTGTGGTTGGCTTTTTCATTGGCGTGTTGCTGGTTTTTAGTGCGCTCAGCTCTGTGTATGTCTTCAGAGGAACTTGGGTAAGATGAGCCTCACCTGCAATCTATTGTTCGAAGTTATTTAACAGCGTGCAACAACGGAACTGTTTGTTTCAGCTGAGCAGGGTTTTGTCTTATATTGTCTCCCATAAAGCCAAATAATAGCGTCTGAATTTCAGTACTAATAGTCAACATGTCCAAATTCAAAAGATCTACAAGGTGACTTTgcaattatttatgtatttattttattaccttttttttttatatacaaattATAGAACAAACAAACTGAGTGTGGCAATCCAAGCGACGATCGAAAGCAGAACAAAGAACGAACACATGCAGAAAAGCCCGAGGATGACAACACGGGTGTAATAATAGCTTCTTCCACATCCCTTTATGTTGTaagtaagggggggggggggggcacatcaTGTCActattgttttctctttttgacTGATAAGAATCAATGTTTTAGAGTCTTGAACCACGACCTCCCTCCGTGTATGACGCCCTGGACCGCTCAGCTGTCAACACGGACTCAAAGCAGAGGAAGCCTGCTCCCAAGCCAAAAACTGGCCACAAACCGGTCGGTTTTGAACCTTGCTGCTTTATCATATATTCAGAAATTTATGGCAAGATAAACAAATTTCTTTCCTCAGGGTGGACACAGCACACAAGCACGGGAAGAAGGAGTATTTGAGTCTGGCTATGAGAATTTCTGAATCATAAAGTTGAAGAACCCTGAGTCAACCCAGGCTGTCATCCTaacccataaataaataaattatatactgtaaaagtgacacgtacattatttattttgattgacGAAAACTACCAAAATCAATATGTAGCCTAAAATTACAGATTTACCTCAGATAAAAAAGGCAAGATTGCAACAAAATCTGTCTACATAATGTCACTATCATTATAATTATCAATATTTTCCATGAACTCCATTGAGgtataaaatgttgaaatgtattCCACAACATTGATCAGCactttttgtgtaaaataaatgtttatggaTGGCTTTCACATGATGTCAAAAATGtggggttttgtttttaaactatggttaGGGCTCCAAAGAAGGGTTATGAACTATTAgcatttcaaagtagggttaaggtttcaaactagaattaggttttcaaaggagggttttaaactagggatgCGGATccaaattaggggtgtgcaaaTAGAGGCATGCAGAGGACGGGGTTCAAGAGAGTGAGAATTGACCCCCTTTCGGCgaccaaattttttgggggcatGCCAATCATAGATGAAGGGACACGTtcagaaagaaaataatataatatattattgcaaTATATGAGGGCAAATAGATATAATTAATAAGATATGTTTTCCCCCCGTCTACGAATGAGTGAAATCAAGATTCACACTCCATACCAGTTGGTGGCAGTAATGCGCTATTGACTGTTTGCCAACCACcaataaagaaagaagaagcGAATCACAACACTGTTGTCAGCTGCTGAACTTCCAGGTTGTTTTCGCGTTTACCTGCGGCGACAATGGCTGCAGATGGCGACTTCTTGGCGAGATACCGTGCTGTGTCGAATAAGCTTAAAAAGTACGTGCTGGCTGAATGCGTTGTAAGGGACAAATGACATCATTTAAAAGGGTTTCCGAAGTAATGTTGTTTAGCAAGCTAGCTAAAGGTTGCCAGCGTCTCTCGACTGTCCGAGTGATGTGTCATGTAAGGTAATGACATAAttagatatttatttatgtctaaattactgtaatttagtAGCTAGTGGCGTCGTCAATGAATAGCATTAGCATCACACGACGGTCCAGTGACGCGCGCTTGCCAACACTTGCGCGACATCAATTCATGATAGTGAAATGTTGCTTGTTGTGGAAATTGACAACATTGTTTGTCCACGTTTTAGACGTTTTCTTCGTAAGCCAAATGTCGCGGAGGCAAGTGAGCAGTTTGGTAAGTTTGGACGTTCAAGTGACGAGCAAAACAACTAGATTTGATGTGCACAATGCTCcagttttttccccatttccaACAATCTTTGCTGTTTTAGGCCAGCTTGCCAAGGAGCTGAAGCAACAGGACTGTCTGCAATATGCTGCCTTCTGCAACCTTGCCATAGCCAGGTAAGCAACTCgtgcataaatatttttttcagaggtTTTTgtctgataataataaaaaaataatttggctATGACCGGGACCCGTTTGTTACAATTAAGCAAACTATAAAGTCGAGATCAGCCAAACAAATTTTGCTTCCAGGTTTAGGACTATGATAGGCTGTAAACTTCCTGATTCCAAATACAGTATGAATTAATTTTCTATATTGGTCTGTAAGAGCATGAATACAATTTACTGCTTTTAATTTGCAGTTTATCTCATGTACTGGATCTCATTAGAGTGTGCAAGTGTATCTATTGCTTGTAAAGTTGTAAGTGTTTATGTAATTATAGTGAAGACTGaacctatttttaaaacattttaatacaaaataatggaaatagaaataatcTGTTCTAGCTATCTTTTATCCCAACCTGTACAACTCCAACAGTGTGTGACTTTTTGCTGTGATTGTGTTCCTGCAGGTGTGAGCAGACTCTGTTTAATGCTCCCGGAGAAGCTCTGGCGCTAACTGATGCTGCAcgcctttttctttcttctgagAAGGAGAATCGCTCCCTGCAGGCACCAGGCTTTGACGAGCACCTACAGGCTGCACTCAACTGCTACAGTT of the Vanacampus margaritifer isolate UIUO_Vmar chromosome 7, RoL_Vmar_1.0, whole genome shotgun sequence genome contains:
- the LOC144054779 gene encoding uncharacterized protein LOC144054779, which translates into the protein MNPHLLLMVLTVVVVATGAHSNDEENKLEYGHWNYREGADRANVTSVRSLTKVLDAWGKGIFKEIKTLLHSKPNTLLPDYSRVRPLSETINDLFREVSMLHQRITELSHRLATVEPFFRRHGYREDRLGDDPSLARQSLTGEEASLARYKTSAWVRASPKRSSRLVRRRRVKVLRNVRRDG